ctgtttaaagATAAGCTACAGATGGAGAATCAAACAACAGTGATGGAGTTCATCCTCTTGGGtcttgctgatgatgatcaactCCAGTATGTGTTCTTTACCACCCTATTAGTCACCTACATCTTGAGTTTAACAGGTAACATtctcatcatcaccatcaccCTGATAAACCGTCATCTTCACActcccatgtacttcttcctcaggAACTTCTCCATCATAGAGATTGGCTTTACCACCACTGTCATCCCCAAAGCATTGGCCAACTTGGCTTTAGgcaaaaaaacaatttctttaagGGGTTGTCTCACTCAAACTTTTCTCTACTTCATGCTAGGTACCACTGAGTTTCTCCTGTTAGCTATAATGTCTTTTGACAGGTACGTGGCCATCTGCAAACCTCTACACTATGTGGCCATTATGAATTCACAAGTCTGCAGCCTGCTGGCGATTGCTGCCTGGATTGGTGGGGCTGTCCTTATTCTTTCTCCATCAGTGGTATATTTCCAGATGCCATTCTGTGGTTCAAACATCAttaatcattttttctgtgaTAGCACACCAATGATTGAGCTCAAATGTGGAAATACCAAGGTCCTAGAGTGCATGATTTTAATCTCAGCAGTGTTCACCCTACTGGGTAGCCTAGCTATTACAGCTGTATCCTATATCAACATCATTGCTGCTGTGGTCAAAATCCCCGCTGTGGCTGGCAGACAGAAAGCCTTTTCCACCTGTGCCTCTCACCTCACTGTGGTGTCTGTGACATATGGCAGCTGCATCTTCATGTACCTCACCCAGACCAACAGACTGGACCTCAGCAAGGTGGTGTCCATCTTGAACACTGTGGTATCTCCTCTGCTCAATCCATTCATCTATAGCTTGAGGAACACACAGTTGCAAGAGGCCCTAAGGGAGAGCATCAAATGGAGTATAGTTATTTCTAAACACCCAGAAATTTGAGGTGGTTGTAAATGTGGACGCAATGGAGAacgtgaaagaaaataatttaataacatttctgtCCCTCCTTAGACATCCGTCCATTCACTGACATACCTATTCCTACACATCCATCCACCCATGCATTCATCCATTCATCAATCCATCTACAAACAGTTGTCAATATTCCTGTAGATTATTGAAAcctgttctttcagtttttctccttcctttttcttgccacaagctttctggttttcttttcttcatgttgaATGATTTAGGATAGTGGTAGCTAGTCCACAAACCACTCTCTTGCTGGGTAGTCCAAGTCCACATGAAGAATGAAGGGAAGTACAAAGGGCTTTGTGCAAACCACATCACTGTGTCATTTAAGGAGCCACTTGTACACACAGAACAGTTCCTTCAATGGAATGAAATCAGAAAGTATGGGAAGGTAtgggacagagggaaaaataacgTCATCAGCTATCTGTGAATAAATGCCTGAGCCTTCCATCCTCATGCGTCTCAGTGATACGTGATGTGTGATAGATCTTTCTCTGATGTATATATACTTCACTTTGAGCCTCAGCAGGTGAAGAGTGTTGGCTGCTGtgtgagccggcacaggcaggatgcaggaacaaacataaaaccatggatgaaatgcaaagagtaaatttattttcgttaCCTCGCCAACTGGGAGATCCCTGAAGCGATACCCTGGCAGAGGCACACAGGTGGGGACACAGGCACCACGGGGCTCGGTTCATGCTAGAGGATCACCGAACCTGCTGTTTTCGCCCGTATATCAGGGTTTCGCACAGGCGTAGTTTACCAccgtgctttgatctttccccacagcagggcaggaatctcaatcGTCTTCAGTacggtgcctctaagtctatcacaggcctatgttatctaaacacagacgttctacttgtccaacacacaaggctaaaCAACGGTTAGTAcgatatatgtgtttttcgacacctcagctgcaagtcacttgagcatGTTTACAGTTCTCCTCgccaatcttccattattttcccacagcTACCTCTATAATCCAGTGAGTGAGGGTGGGAAGAATGCTagatgttttctgaaacaaactgtaatttttgttCACTGATGAAGGAAACAGTGTCAAATCTGTAACATGTACAGGTTTCAGTAATTCATATCATGGTTGCTGGAACCcatcttatttaaattttaggAAACTGGGATGGGAATAATCTTACGTAACATCAGGGGTTGGATTCAGCACCTGATTTGGACCTATGTATAGGCATCTAAAAATAGGCGTTAGGATATGTGTACACATGGTCATCCCTGGCCTACACTAAGAAGACAACAACAGGAGTGATTAGAAGACATTGCAGACAGCAAAAGGGGTGTAATATGTGTACAGTTTGACCTGACTCAGGGCATCGCCAAAAATCAGCAACATGGGAAATGATAGGACGCTATTGATAACAAATGGGGAGTACGAGCTTAACAGAACTAATCAACAAGGTAGATATTACCAGAGCAACTATATCATAAGTATGAAAGAAGTCTTTAAACATAACAAAACCTTGGCTAGTGAGGAAAGGGTAAGCTTTTTATTTAAGGGGATAGCTAGTGGTAAAGGGCTAAGCGCTTTTTATTTAAGGGGATAGCTAGTGGTAAAGGGGAAGAACTTGGGTGGGGAAAGGAATATCAGGTGAAGCAACTCATGTGATGGTAACTGTCAGATGGTACATCTGTCAAACAATCCTGCTCCTGATCGGTGGAGTTCggaacaggagaagaaacctgTTGCTGTCATAACCATACTTGTGTCTGACACCTTCATGGTTGAGAGACCTGGTGTCTTTTCCTTAAACTTGGTGAGGGAACACCTAGGGGACAGGAAAGGCATTCTGACTTCCTAGTGAAGAACTCTCTTTTACCAGCATCTTGTGCTACTTTAGATGCTCTGGACTACAACATGAACAGGGCTAGTAGATACGGCTTAGGGGCTCCACAAGATTCAGCTCCTATACAGTAGGAGCTGCAGGCCAAGCTGAACGTACCAGAACATCTCAATGGAATCGCCCTTCTGAGTTTCAAAAATGGCTTAAATAGAAGTGTTCTAGGGTATCAGAGCCATTGCCATGGTTTGGGTGATACAACACAGGATGTACCATAtaccttctggagcagcagctggagacaaaaTGGAATAGCCTGGGACGTCTAAAAAGGCCCTAAATTCCCCGGAAACATTATTGCCCCAATATATTCTTTGAGTAATGAAGAGAAGTAAGTGTGTTCAAGGCATTGTTCATCTGAAAGATAGTCTGCTTAACAGGTAGGGATTCATGCCATAGAATCGCCAACAGGATGTCAGAAATGTCTGTATCTCCCCGTGATACCAAAAGCAGCTTAGACCACTTGTCTAGAACTGGCAAAATtaattcctctctcctttctgttcaGTGATTTTCAGTGGACTTTTGTCCCTTGGATTTACTAATCACACTTTCTGTTATTAACAGCAGCGAAGGGAAATAACACAGGAGAGCTTTCTTTGGCATCCCGTACATTAAAGATCACAATATCCTGCTGGTATCAGCTCACTAACTGTCACTATCACATTGCATTGAGCCTCGTCATTCTCACCCTCAGGCGTTCCATCCTGTGCCCAAGAAGGCTGCACATACGAGCAAGTTTGAACATATTTTTATTGGTGgtcagaaagcagagcaggaggtaGCACTGTTGggcagcagtgggaggaagggaatAATGTGCAAATGTGCATGCTTGGGACCTGCTTTTTTACCTTGCCACGGAGACATTCCTTAGTGCAGAAGCCTGTGCGTATGCCATGAGGGCATCGCTGACTCCATTTCAGCTGCCCCTGGAAGCCTCTGAGCGTCAGCAGATTTTTGATGCATTGTGGAAACGGGGCACTGAGCATTTTAGTCAGAGGAGGGAGAGTCAGGGAGGTCTTGGAGCGCAAACTTCCTCAGCTCTTCACGTATCCAGGCTTCAAAATAGGACACTGGTAAATACTTCAGGGAAGATACGATATTTGTGTCCATAAGAAACACTGCCATGAGCCTTCCCATTGCAGACTAATGGGACACCAGAATCACCCTGTGAGGTAAAAGGAGTGGGAGAGGTCAGACATGTCAGAGCACAGCTTCCCTGCCCTAAGGAAGAAACTGGCCCTCTTGCCTCCCTCCGTGTAAAGAACCTCCTCTTTCGACCATCTCCCTCCAGGCCCAGCTCCACAGGGCTTGTAGCTGCCTCACTACTCCTCTAAGCCGATCCGTGAAGCAATTCAAACCTGGAGTCTGTCTGAGGTTCCGAAACTGCCTTCACAACCCTGAAAAGAAGAACGTAGTCCTACTTTAGACATGTGGGCATATCCGAGCTATCCCACTGTGTCAGGAGGATATGACAAAGGATTTACATGAGATCTGGAGCCTGCTGGAGCAGTGGCTAGGCTGGCTAGAATATCCCCAGGTATGTAAAAAGGCACATGATGCTGACAGTTGGGCAATTGCACCCCGGTTCAGTCAGCACATCAGCTTCAGAGCTCCTGAGAGGAGCCTCGGCACATCATTCTGAAGTATCCAGTTCATTTTAATCCCCCTCGTCCCCCACCTGAGAACCAACCTGACTGTCTAGACCCAACCTCAATCCCAAGCTTGGAACCCGAAACAACACTTACACAGAAAGTAGATTTCTTGCCATCCTCATCACCAGCGCAGATCATAGACTGACACAGATAGTTCCTTTTGAAAGACTCCTCACACACTTTGTCATGCTGCACCTTCAGGTCCATCTCCATCAGCACACTAGTCTTATCCCATGTCATCAAtgtccagccccagccagccacttTGCATATAGTTCCCGGTTCCACACGCTCGTTGTGGCTGGGCAAGGGGATACGACTCACTTCCTCAGTTTGGTCCTTGGCTTCAGCTGCCAAGCAGAGAGAACACAGGGTTAGAGCAGGCAAAGGAATGGGAACAAGtccatggtgtcgtggtttaagtccagccagcaactaaacaccatgcagccgcttgctcagccccccactccagtaggatgggggagagaatcaggagggcacaagtaggaaaactcacggattgagataaaaacagtttaataactgaaataaaacaaagtagaacagtaataataacaatgataacaacaaaaataatagaatatacatagcaggcgatgcacaatgcaactgctcaccacccgctgaccgacaccCCATGTGTCCTGAACCGTGAGAgccgccccccacctccccagtttttatacagagcatgacgtcatatggtatggaataccccattggccagctggttcaaccgccctggctatgctccctgccccagcttcctgtgcacctggcagagcatgcgaagccaaaaagtccccagtgcacgtaccactcagcaacaaccaaaacatcaatgggccatcaacgctcctctcataccaaacccaaaacacagcatgccccaccagccaccagaaagaaagttaagtCTCTCCCAGATGAAAGCAggacactgatgttttccatgGGACTCTGGCCTTAAGTAACACAAAAATCTGGTCCACAAAACTGTGTAGACCTAGCAGGAGGAAAAGTGAGTAAATAATCTCAGGAGGTGTATAATCCTTTCAGTAGACAAAGGGAAGACTAGGCAAAGGAGTTCCGGTTTAGACATCTGTTTTACAGATTTTGAAAGTTAAGTAAGAGAAGTGTACTACTGAAAGGCAAACTTGGATTGAATTCTTAGTGAGACTATTATAAAGCAAGCACTTTAAGCAcatcttttttggggggagtgctCTTCGAAGCAtggaagaaaatctgaagtttatACGAGGTACtacattttttctgttgctgctagGCTCAAATCAGTTGTTGCACGTGCTGAAATTGAGCACACACTTCACATTACCCTCAAGTAACCCCTGCAGTCCTCTAGttccaaacagaaatacagctatGCCTAACAGAAGCTCCACTGGTATGCCATTTGTCATCATCAGAGATGACAAGAAAGAGATTGTCCAGATCTTATCCAAGACTGTGCAGCTTGAAGAGCCAAAATTCCAACTGTATCAAAGGAGGAGCGCTCTGTGGGTATCCGATTGTCAAGTGGAGACTCACAATTGCCAAAGctggaagctggtgacttctggcaccagCAGGAAGGCTACTGCTCCACCTGAAGATTTGCAGTTATGGAATACATTTAGTACGctcagaaaagaggagggagagcatGAAGGAGTGAGAGCTCTGTCAAAAGAAGCATGAGAGCCAGATGAGCCTGACCACCAACAGAAGGAAGAGATGAATGATAGTAGTGAGAGGCTCCGTGCTGCAGTGGGCAGACACCCCCATCTGCCAATCTGATCGCTGTTGCTTGCGTGGTCCTCAGGTTATCACCCCCCACGGCTCCTCATCGTGGGCACTAAGGAAACTGCCAAGTGAGACCTGAAGTGTCAAGCACGGCTACATCTGgcgagggatgtgaagggcaacaagaagggcttccatAGGtctatcagcagcaaaaggaagactaggtaaaatgtgggcctgctgctgaatggggcaggagtcctggtgacaaaggacatggaaaaggctgaggtattcagtGCTGCCTTTGCTCACTCTTTACTGTTTAGACTGGCAACCCCTGGAccctgagaccagtgggaaagtctggagcaaggaagtcCCTTATCCTTGGCAACACGTAAACAAATTGCATCAGGTTAAGGAACATGCAAACAAATTGGACATAggcaagtccatgggacctgacggGATACACCCACTGGTGGAGCTGgttgatgtcattgcaaggccactctcaaccATCTTTGGAAGGTCATGGCAATAGAGGGAGGTTTCTGATGACTGGAAGAAAGGTGCCATTCCTGtcttcagaaagagcaggaaggaggatccaggaagcCTCAGGTCAGCcagctcagtccctgggaaggtgattgagcaaatcctcctggaagaccaGCATAAGAAGCTGAtgaggagtagtcagcatggatttatgaagggcaaatcatgcttagCCAACATgaaagccttctacaatgagatggCTGTCTTGGTGGATGaacagagagcagcagatgtTGTTTACCATCctcttagtaaggcttttgacactgcctcccatcACATCCTCATGGACAAACTGAGGAATTATGGTCTAGCTAAGTGGGCGGtggggtggattgaaaactgcctgaacttgtgggcccagagagctgtgttcagtggcatgaagttcagctggaggccaggcactAGTGGTCTACTACAGGACTAAATTCTAGTCTGATACTTTTAACATCATCATTAATGACTCAGATGATGGgaccaagtgcaccctcagcaagtttgcagataatttGAAACTGGGTTGGGTAAAGtgttgacaggctggagaaatggaccaacaggagcctcatgaagttcagcaaagggaaatgcaaggtcctgcacgtggagaggaataaccccaggcaccaggacagccTGGGGAtagaccagctggaaagcagcttttcagtcaAGACGTGGGGATCCTGgtgaacaccaagttgaacatgagccagcagtgttccCTTGTGGCAaggaaggctaatggtatcctgggctgcattaggaagagcaccaccagcaggtcgagggaggtcccttcttctcagcactggcgatgccacacctggagtactgtgtccagttctgggctccccagtatgagaaaGATGTGAACATACTGTAGGGGGTCCAGAaaggggccacaaagatgattcagggactggagcatctttcatatgaggagagactgagagagctggaactgttcagcctggagaagagaaggctcaagggggatcCTGTCAATTTGTATAAATACCTCATGGGAGGATTCAAAGAATATGGAATCCAACTCTTGTCAGTGATATCTACTGAAAGGACACGAGGCAATGAACACAAattcaaatacaagaaattccatgtaaacataagaaaaaacttttttactgtgaggatggctgaacactggaacaggtttcccagagagactgtggagtctgCATTCTTGGAGCTATTTAAAAACCCAGGGGGatatggtcctgagcaacctgctgtatcTGACCCTCCTTTGAGCACAGGAGGTGggctaggtgatctccagaggtcccttccaacctcaactgaaTTTCTTGAAAATGGCCAAAGTAAAACACTGCTTCTTGCATGTCATTTTAGACAGTTATGACATTGTTATGAACATTTGAGTTACTCACCTTAAGGTCTCTTCATGAGTGAGAAAGAAGAACTTCACAGGTGctcttcacagaaacatttaggTATCTGCTTAAAGATGTGATGAAACTTTGTCTGGAAATGCCTCTCCATTGAATAGAAATCTATGGCAGCATGAGCGTGGACTGTAGAAGTCCAATTTTGGTCAGGTGAATCTCTGCCAGTACCACAGGGGAAAGTTTAAATATCACGTCAGTGAATGTGGACTGATCTTCTTCACATTAGATTCCTTGAGATGTGGAAGCATCAGAGATGATATCTTAAACTCAGAGGCAGGGGGCTATCAAAACTCCTGGGGGAATAATTGAGGTGACTGAGATGCTGTCAAGTATCTGAGACAACGAAGACACAGCTATGAGTGATGAACAGAACCAGCAGGAGATTGGTACTCTTCTGGAGTGTCAGCCACAAGGCAGGTGAGATCCTCCGAGGAATGTAAAATAGCACTGTACCTCTATGCTTAGGTGCATGGCTAGCTTTCCTGATGTCTTTCATTGGCAGACAATGACTATTTTATTGGGAGGggtattcttattttaattatccttttatttcttccaagacaGTCTCACCTTGTTCCCACAAAGAAGAGTTTACTTATGTGAAGGCAGGTCCTTGCATAGACTTGGTGGGTTATTGTGCTGCttcgttgttttttttattttttttttttaatttaacattctTTTCTGCTTGCCCCATGTTTCCCTTAGGGGACTGACAGGAGCGTCAGCCAGCCACAAGGAAATCCAGACCTTCTTGTCTCTCATATACATAACCATTTGTGAGATCTTGAACATGCAACTAAAATAACCACCCTGACATTTTGGAGGGATTCACTCGTGTCAGATGCACTTTACTAACGGGCTTCTGGGAAGGTGGTGTTACCGCACTCGTGTGTAGCTGCTGTGGCCAGGGAGTACAAGTGAAGCCTGCACCAGGCAGATTCAAGGCTCACGCTCACACTCAGGTCCAAACTTCGTGCTTGTCCACACTGCCTGTGCGTTAGTGCTGGCTCCAGATTGCAATACGCCAGCTGATCTTTCCACCTGGGAAACTcggggacagcagggtgggcagagcaggTGCAAGAGCAGATCTGGCTCGCCCTCACGTCTGCTGCTACAAGCAGTCTGTACGCCAGTGCCTGTGGCTCTTTCGGTGTGAGAACTTAGACTTAAGATTGAGACATAAAAATCCAGATGAGGAACGGCTCAGCTCCAGTTCCTGAAATAAGTGCATGCCAGCACATATGTTCTTCCAAACGTAAATTTAGTAGAAGATAAATCATATTGTGCTAACCATCATTGCTGGTTGACAACAGacttcaaggaaaagaaagtaaatattaaatatggcACCTTTCATGGACCTGTTAtcctgttctctttctctttttataaaattcagatttcccacagaattattttctttttttttttttgttctcctttcatgTTGAAATCTTCACCtggaaaatttagattttaatgacTCTGAAACACAAAATGCATTCCCACAGTATTTTCTTGGTAATACTGGAACAAATCACATCACGCTTCACTCAAATCATCactacattttttattcctttattcctttatttactcattcattcatttatttatttatttttaaattcaaaatgggAATGAAGTATTTGAGGCATATTAGAAAATTCACATTTACTCCAAACTATATTTCCGCTCCTCCTCCTGCTACTTTGCTTCATGGAACTTTTCTTCCAAGATGAATACAAAGGCCATCTGAATCCTGGTATGGTTGTGCAGCTGTCCAGGTGTGAATGCTCAGTGTTAGGTGGTTTTATTGTCAACAGAGAGAAATACTCGCTTTGGCACATGGTTCCTCTCACCAGCTTAAACAGCTTCTTTAGGATAAGAGGAATGAGGTCAGTGTTTCTACAGATTTCACTGAATGCAGGGACTACATCTTCATTAATTCCCGTGTCAATTACTGTCTAATCAGCTGTTTGGTAAGACAAATTCCACTCTGATGTA
The Calonectris borealis chromosome 22, bCalBor7.hap1.2, whole genome shotgun sequence genome window above contains:
- the LOC142091692 gene encoding olfactory receptor 6C74-like; its protein translation is MENQTTVMEFILLGLADDDQLQYVFFTTLLVTYILSLTGNILIITITLINRHLHTPMYFFLRNFSIIEIGFTTTVIPKALANLALGKKTISLRGCLTQTFLYFMLGTTEFLLLAIMSFDRYVAICKPLHYVAIMNSQVCSLLAIAAWIGGAVLILSPSVVYFQMPFCGSNIINHFFCDSTPMIELKCGNTKVLECMILISAVFTLLGSLAITAVSYINIIAAVVKIPAVAGRQKAFSTCASHLTVVSVTYGSCIFMYLTQTNRLDLSKVVSILNTVVSPLLNPFIYSLRNTQLQEALRESIKWSIVISKHPEI